CTTCTGGGCGGTATCGACGGTATGGCGCACCTCTCGGACCTGTCATGGGACCGCGCTGGTGAAGAAGTCATCAAAGAATACAAAAAAGGTGACATCGTCAAAGCCAAGGTTCTTGACGTTGACGTCGAGAAAGAACGCATCTCGCTTGGTATCAAACAGCTTTCGGGTGACCCGTTCAAAGAAGCCGTTACCGGCATCAAACGCGGCGAAACCGTAACCTGTGAAATCACCGAAGTTAACGATGGTGGTATCGAGGTTGCTGTTGGTGGCACCGATCTTAAAGGCTTCATCCGCAAGGCTGAACTCGCACGTGACCGTTCGGACCAGCGTCCGGAACGTTTCGCAGTTGGCGAGAAAGTCGATGCGCGTGTGACCACGATCGACGCCAAAACCCGCAAGGTTACCCTCTCGGTCAAAGCTCTTGAAGTTGCTGACGAGAAGAAAGCCATGGCGGATTATGGTTCGGCTGACAGCGGTGCATCGCTTGGTGATATCCTTGGCGAAGCACTTCGCAAGAAACAGGAAGGTGCCGAATAAGGCATCTGTTCCTGATCGAACAGGGTCTGCCACGGCAGATCATGAAGACGGGTCGTGCATTGCACGGCCCTTTTTTTTATCGCTTTTGTTCAAAATTCCCCGTTTGGACGCGACTTTGCCGTCGCCGTGTCATTTTTTAGCGAGAATTTTGGTTTCAAACAGTTTTTGTCCTTGCCAAGCGAATGAAGAAAAACCATTTGAAAAGGCAGGTTTTTGAAGCTGTTAGTTCATACTGAATACCGGGGCACATTAAATGGCACTTGATGCCGATATCCTTCTTGATCGTCGACGTTTGAAAAAATCGATTTTCCGCTGGCGGGTCCTGGCGGTCGTTGCCGTCATCATTGCCATTGTGATCGCCTTTGCACGCAGCGGCGCAAGTGACGCCGTATGGGGCAATATTGGTCCGCGCATTGTCGAGGTGAACATCGAAGGGGTGATTACAGAAGATCCCTATCTTCTGGATGCGCTGGAGGAGATTGAAGAAGACAGCGATGTCGCAGGTGTAATTGTGCATATCAACAGCCCCGGTGGCACTATGGTCGGTGGCGAGGCGCTGTTTGAAAGCCTGCGCCGGATTGGTGAAACCCGACCGATCGTTGCTGAAATGGGAACCGTGGCCGCATCGGGTGGTTATATGGCCGCCATTGCCGCCGATCATATTGTCGCCCATCGCGGGACGGTGACGGGATCGATTGGTGTGATTTTCCAGTCGATGAATTTCAACGGCACGCTGGAAAAGCTTGGTGTCGAGCCGCTAACGGTTAAAAGCGGCCCCCTGAAAGCCGTGCCAAATCCGTTCGAGCCGGTGGACGATGGCGCGCGAACGGCTATGGAAAGCCTGATTTCAGACATGTTTGGCGTGTTTGTCGACATGGTCGCTGAACGACGCGGCATGGATACCGATACCGTACGGAAATTGGCCGATGGCCGGGTTTATACCGGTCAGCAGGCCGTTGCGAACGGTCTGATCGACGAAATTGGTGGTCGACGCGAAGCTTTGCGTTGGCTGCAGGATGAAAAGGGTGTTGCACCCGATGTGGCAGTTGTGCCGCTTGAAATCGATTATCCGGATGACTCCCTCATGACGGTGTTATTCGAGGGAAATATCGGAAAAATGCTGTCATCTGAGGGGCTTAAACTTGACGGGTTGCTGACTGTCTGGCAACCTGAGTGAAAGCGCCGACGTGACGTAATCTAACCTTTGGTTGATTGGATATCTGTCAGAACGAACAGGATGGGGCCTGAATATGACAAAATCAGAACTGATCGCCCGGCTGGCCGAGATGAACCCGCATCTGTATCAGCGCGATGTGGAACGGATCGTGGCGACGATCTTTGACGAAATTACCGAGGCGCTGGCACGCGGGGATCGGGTTGAGCTGCGCGGCTTCGGCGCATTTTCCGTGAAACAGCGTGATTCCCGGGTCGGACGCAATCCGCGTACCGGTGAGGCTGTGCCTGTGGGCGAGAAAAAGGTTCCTTATTTCAAAACCGGTAAGCAGCTGCGCGAGCGTCTTAACTGACAGTTTACCGTTTTGAGCGGCTTGCTGTTCGTATGCGAACTGCGTTAAACCAAGCCTGCCGGGTTTTCACGGTGGCTGTAAAGTCATTTGAAAATATTTCCGTTTGACCATATCGGGTCCATGCTTTGGCTTGTCTGATGTGTGGGCTATGACACCATGCCTTTTTGCCCGTCGGCACCAGGAGTTAAAATGCGCATTCTCTATTGGATCATTTCCATTCCGCTTGCGATCCTGATTGCGATTTTTGCCGTGTCGAACCGGGCGTTGGTGACATTGTCGTTGTGGCCGTTGCCCTATGAAGTCGATATGCCGCTTTTCCTGCCGATCATGGTCGCACTGTTGATCGGGCTTGGTATCGGGTTGACATATGAATGGCTGGTGCATGGCAAGCATCGTCGTGCGGTCAAGCGCATGGATACAGAATTGCGTCGATTGCGCCCGGAAGAAACCGGCAACGACACGCCAAATGACAACAAGGCGATCAGCCAGCAGAAAGCGTCCTGACAGGAAAGACTGCGACGCGCGGACCAATATTGTGCCTAATTCGGGTTGGTATTTCGGTTCAAATCGGCTAAGTCATGCCCGGTCCACCGCAACTTCGTGGGCCAATCATGAAATTCCAGCCCGCCGGAGGACCCATGACCCAAGTTATAGCCCCCCAAGACCGTATTTTTTGCGCCATCGACACCACTGATCTTGCACATGCAGTTGATCTGGCTTCTCGTTTGGGCGGGGTGATTGGTGGGGCGAAGCTTGGCAAGGAGTTCTTTGCGGCCCACGGCCCGCAGGGCGTGCGTGAAGTCGCAAAAGCCGGGCTGCCGATTTTTCTGGATGTCAAATATCACGACATTCCCAATACTGTTGCTGGTGCCGTGCGTGCGGTAACGCCGCTTGGCCTCAGGATCGTGAATGTTCATGCCACGGGCGGCCTTGAGATGATGAAACGTGCTGGTGAAGCCGCACGTGAAGCCGCCGACAAAGCCGGTGTAAACGCGCCGTGGGTTATCGCGGTAACGATCCTGACCAGTCTGGATCAGGCTGACCTCGATGATGTTGGTCTGAGGGGACCGATCAGTGATCGTGTTGTCAAACTTGCCGAATTGACCCAGAAGGCCGGTCTGGACGGGGTTGTTTGTTCCGCACAGGAAATTACAGCGGCACGTGCGGCTTGTGGACCTGATTTCAAATTGATCACACCGGGCATTCGGCCAACCTGGGCAAGTACCGATGATCAGAAACGCATTGTCACGCCGCACGATGCCATGGCGATGGGAACGGATGTGATGGTGATTGGTAGACCGATTACCAAAGCTGATGACCCGGTTGTGGCCGCAAAACGCATTGTTGCAGAACTTTCCTGATCCGATTTATCCATTTTGTAATTCACGCAGGTCCGGTGTTCAACCGGGC
The Thalassospira xiamenensis M-5 = DSM 17429 DNA segment above includes these coding regions:
- the sppA gene encoding signal peptide peptidase SppA; its protein translation is MALDADILLDRRRLKKSIFRWRVLAVVAVIIAIVIAFARSGASDAVWGNIGPRIVEVNIEGVITEDPYLLDALEEIEEDSDVAGVIVHINSPGGTMVGGEALFESLRRIGETRPIVAEMGTVAASGGYMAAIAADHIVAHRGTVTGSIGVIFQSMNFNGTLEKLGVEPLTVKSGPLKAVPNPFEPVDDGARTAMESLISDMFGVFVDMVAERRGMDTDTVRKLADGRVYTGQQAVANGLIDEIGGRREALRWLQDEKGVAPDVAVVPLEIDYPDDSLMTVLFEGNIGKMLSSEGLKLDGLLTVWQPE
- the ihfB gene encoding integration host factor subunit beta — protein: MTKSELIARLAEMNPHLYQRDVERIVATIFDEITEALARGDRVELRGFGAFSVKQRDSRVGRNPRTGEAVPVGEKKVPYFKTGKQLRERLN
- a CDS encoding LapA family protein — encoded protein: MRILYWIISIPLAILIAIFAVSNRALVTLSLWPLPYEVDMPLFLPIMVALLIGLGIGLTYEWLVHGKHRRAVKRMDTELRRLRPEETGNDTPNDNKAISQQKAS
- the pyrF gene encoding orotidine-5'-phosphate decarboxylase, with product MTQVIAPQDRIFCAIDTTDLAHAVDLASRLGGVIGGAKLGKEFFAAHGPQGVREVAKAGLPIFLDVKYHDIPNTVAGAVRAVTPLGLRIVNVHATGGLEMMKRAGEAAREAADKAGVNAPWVIAVTILTSLDQADLDDVGLRGPISDRVVKLAELTQKAGLDGVVCSAQEITAARAACGPDFKLITPGIRPTWASTDDQKRIVTPHDAMAMGTDVMVIGRPITKADDPVVAAKRIVAELS